Sequence from the Exiguobacterium aurantiacum genome:
CTGCCATGATGAGCCCAATAGCTAGTTTATGAAATCGCATGATTTACCCCTTGTCCTGTGTACTATTCACTCCTAAACTTAACTTATCACATCATTCAAAGGAGAGTAACTATCTTGCAACTTCACAATGAGAAAGTTAGCGTCACCCTAAAAGCACATGGTGCCGAAATGACGAGTTGGAACGTCGACGGGACGGAGCTCCTTTGGCAAGGCGACCCGACGTATTGGGGCCGGCAAGCCCCGATTCTCTTTCCGTTCGTCGGACGACTGCTCGACGACCGTTACTTATATGACGGGATGACGTACACGATGAGCCAACACGGATTTGCGCGCGACGAACTGTTCGAGGTCGCCGAGGCTTCCGATACCCATGTCCGTTTCATCTTGCGCGATTCGATCGAGACACGTAAACACTATCCGTTCTCATTCGAACTGAGCGTCACCTATCGTCTCATCGGCGAAGAGTTGAGCGTAACGTATCGCGTCGTCAACCGAGATGATGCCGTGCTCCCGTTCAGCATCGGCGGACATCCAGCCTTTAATATCCCGTTTGCCGGGGGCACGTTCGAAGACTATACAATCGACTTTGGGGAGACACGAGCGCTCGACCGGCTATTGCTCGATGGGCCTTATTTGACCGGGGCCTATCAACCGCTCGGAGAACGCCGGTATATCCCGTTGACGCATCACTTGTTCAATCAAGACGCCCTCATCTTTGAGCAAATCGAGTACGCGGCACTTCGGCATCAACCGAGCGGTCGGGCCATCGTCATGGAGTCACCTCACTTCACCCATTTCGGCATCTGGTCGCCTCCACACTCTGATGCCCCGTTCGTCTGTCTCGAACCTTGGTTCGGACATGCCGACTATAAAGGACACCGGAAAGACATCCGCCATAAAGAAGACATGCAACTGCTCGACCCAGGCGATTCGTTCGAAGCGACTTACACGCTGTACACAGAATAAAAAACGTGCTGACCGCATCGGTCAGCACGTTTTGTTAAAAGCGACTGTCTTGCTCCGCCTCATACTCTGAAGGCGGTTTTTTCATGACGATGGCCAGGACGATATAAATCAATAGACCGGGACCCCCAAACAAGGCGAGCACGACGAAGATGATGCGCATTAACGTGACATCGACACCAAGGTATTTCCCGAGTCCTGAACAGACACCGGCAATCATTTGATCAGACGGATCTTTATACAATTTTCGTTCCATCAAGACACCTTCTCCTCCAGTTTTTCGTTAACGTTGTGGTCGACGGAGCGTCGTTCTGCCTCCGGTCGCCACTTCTCCACGACTGTCAAAATCGAGCGCTTCATTGATCGGGGTACTGCCTGATTTCACTTCAATCCGACGGCCATATAAGCCGCGATTATCGAGTGAGGCGGCGATGATTGTCGCGACGTCCGTTTCAGAAATCGTCGCATCACTCGCATCACTTAAATCTTCAGATGCCTCAATCGAGCCTTTCCCTGGACCATCCACAATTGTCACTGGGCAAATGATCGTGTAGTTTAAACCGCTATGTTCGATATACTCATCAGCCGCATTATTGGCAGACAAGAAGTTGAAATGTTCTTTTGGTGCCGCGTCCGGTTGATCGGCGCCGTATGCACTGAGCAAGACGACGTGACGGACACGTTCTTTTTTAGCAGCGTCAATCGCTTTCATCGCGACGTTGCGGTCCAGCAGTTCGATCTCCTTGCTCGATCCATCTGCCCCTGCTGTTGCTGCGATGATGACGGCATCTTGTCCCGAGGTCGCCTCGTGAATTCCTTTATCCAATTCTTTCTCGACGTCGACGGTGAGCACGCGCGCACCCATCTTCTCATACTCTGCCTGTAGTTCAGGATAACGAATTAAAGCGGTCACTTGATGCGATTTCGCTAAACTTTTCAATACACGTCTACCGATCTTTCCTGTTGCTCCAATGACTAAAACTTTCATTCAAATTTCCCTCCTCAAAAGAGTAGTTCATTTGATTAAATTTCCTCTTTCGGAACGGAATCAAACCCTTTTCGCGAAATTATCTCACCGTTCCCCACATCGTCAAGTCGAGGGCGTCACGGATGGCTTGAACACTCGCTTCGGTCGGTTGATAGTAATAGACGTTATTGATGTAGGCGTCTTCTCCTTCGATTTGAAGTTTATCCACCTGCGGCTGTAATACCATCGTCATTCCGATCGATGCCATTTGCAACGGATTCAATTCAAGCCCCATCTCGTCTTTCATAAAGCGATAAGTTGCCGGGATTTTCGTCCACCCGGTCGGACTGGCCAATTTATCGGCGACGGCCGACATGACTTCGGTCTGGCGGTTCGAGCGGGCTCCGTCCGTGTCGGTCTTCCGGTGACGGGCGTACGCGAGCGCCATATCCCCGTCCATGGCATATGAGACGCCTTCCATATACTCGTACGTTTGATTGAAACCTTTCTCGCTGAACGAATGAGTCGCTGTGACGTTGACGCCGCCGACGAGGTCAATCAATTCCATAAACGTTTCAAACGTGATCACGACTTGACCGTCAACTGAGGTTTCCGTCAGCCCTTCTACCGCTCCGACCGTACAATCTGCACCGCCATAAGCGAACGCATGGGTGATCTTATCGCCTTCTCGGTCCGGTTCGCAAGGAATCGCTGTGTACGTGTCCCGCGGAATCGAGACGTTTTGGACAGTGCGTGAACGCGGGACAAATTCCATCAGCTGCAAAGAGTCCGTCCGTGATCCCGATAATGATTCTCCGACACGAGCGTCACTACCCATCACCAAAAACGTGACGGGACGCGTTGCCAAATAACCGCCCCCAATCAGAAGGAGCAACATGACAAGTAGCAGTTTCCCTTTCCACTTCCGGCGGCGCGGTTTGTCTTTCGGTGCGGCCGCCTCGTGTTTGACATGGTTTCGTTCCGGTTCACGTGTTTGGTGTCTCGGTTCACGTCGCTCATCTCGACGTGGCTTTGACTTACGTTTCATGCCGAACGGAAGTCTCAGCTTCGGTTTCGGTTTTCGAACGTCGCGCGCTTTCTTTTTTGGTTCAGACGATTGTTCATCCGTTTGGTTTAGAAACGGGTGCTCGCCTTGTGTTGCCTCTGCTCGCCTGCTCGTCTCGCTTCTTTCCCGGTTCGCTTCGTCTGTGTGATTGTCTATCGCTTCTTGTCGTGTTTGTTCGTTTAGCTGAGCCTGTTCATTCAAACGTTCCCGTTCGAGCTCACGTTTTCTTCGTTCGACACGTGATAAGTGTTGATCGTCATTCATATGCAGTACCTCTATTATGGTTAGATTTTTCTACATTATCATCGACAAACGTTTTTCTGACAACGGTTAACGTAAAAATCCGTCTCAAGCATGAGACGGAATGGTTGTTTTGAATCGAAAGCGGGAAAGGAATAATAATTGGTGTCTGCCCATCTTCGGACAGGCAGTTTGTTCGACGTCCTCTTGAAAGGAGGGAGAGCTAATGCGTATCGGGAAGTTACGGATGTTGCTCGAACAGTACGGCGAAGCCACACTTCGCGATGTGATTGTCGAGATGTATCGAAACATCCCTAAAACCGTGATTGAAGAGAAAGACATCGACTTTATGGTCAGCCAGTTCACACGATATAAAGAACAAAAATCGTCAGACGAACGTCATTCGCTCTCACAAACCATCGTCCTCGCCGAACGTTTTGTCGAATTGGCTTATGATCACTTATATATAGTACCGAACCAAGTGATGAGTGAGCGTGACCAGAAAAATTGGTACATTCATGCAAAAAAAATCATTCGCGATTTAGCCTATTACGCGGATGACGAGCCCGAGGCCCGGACGATGTACGAAGAAATGTTTTTGCTGCTGTCGTCTTCAGCGGGAGAAGAACCGCTCTTCACAACGAGCGATCCTTTCCGATTGTTAAAATTGTCTCAAACCACGATGTTATCCCAACTCATTCATTACTATCAACTTGACGCCCCCACAACCGCCGTTTGGATCGACCGTTCCTTATACACCGCACTCCATGTCCCAAAAGATGTTGACTCTACCCGGGTCGACCTACTCTCGACACTCCTCGACCAATCCTATAACTCGTCCGAGTGGAATTTACTCCGTGAACGTTTGACCACGTTGTGCGACCGCACATTAGCCAAAGCCCACACAGACGAGAACGCCCTTGCCGACTATCAAGCTTTAAAGATGCTTGAGCTGGAGTTGCTCGTGGAACGCGGCCATTTATCAGAAGCCGAACAAAAATTGTTCGCCGAATATATCCCTTTCTTCTCCCATCGTTCCGAACCGTTCAAAGTGTATGTGAATATGCTCGAAAGTCGTGGCCACACGAATGAAACGAAACGATTGCGACGACTCGCCAAAGAAAAACGAATCCAATTTTAACCATACAAAAAAGGGAGTCAATCGACAGCGTCGGTTGACTCCAAAACATGATATGAACGAGGGGTGTTCATCTGAAAAGGAGGGGAAGTTGGTGCAGAACTTCCTTCCTACACGTTTAGTATAAATCAGATTTGAAACCGCTTCCGTTTCAGATATTGCATTTTTGTGAACGTTTTCACGTTATTCAATGGCATTGATAATCCCAAGCCCGACCACGGACAATAACACAATCAATACAAAAATGAACACCATCTCGTTCGGTGAGCGAAATCCTTCATATAGTTCTACCGCTTCGTCAACGATGACGTTCTCATGGACAACAATCGGATTCGTTTCCGCCTGTGTCGTATGCGGTGTACCTATGAACATGACTGCCAACAACCAAAAACTTATAACGTATCGCATAGTCGTCTCCTTGACTTGTTTCTTATTCATCAGTATAGCATGTCTTTTTCATTTAATATGACTTGGATCGTTCTGCGTTTTAACAAATCTCACACCCTCTTTCATCTTCCGTCATCAAACCTCTCTAAGCATGCATTATCTAGATATACCCCTATCCTTAAGCCATTCCGACGTCAAATCGGAAAAGATTTCGGGTATTTTTTTTGAAAAAACACGCTTTTAATTTCCCAATAAATGTTCATAAATTTAATACATGTATTTAAATGTGGTAGCGCTTACAATTTAAGGGTAATCATTTTCTAGAGAAAGTAGGATCGCTCGGATGAAGCAGACCTTTACAATCAAAGAAAGTCGTGAACTTCCGCCCCATCTTCGACCGTTGCTCCACAATTTATATCCCCCACAGCACGTCCCGAATCTGTTCAGCTTCCCACCGCAGTGCTCGTTGTACACCGGTTGGCTAGGAAACGAGCTCGTGGCCGCCATCGCCGTGGATGTTCGTGACCTCCCCACCACCCACCAGATTCGCATGACTGATGCCGCTTATAAAAATTTCGCATCATTGCGTGGGTTGATCGATCGCGTCTTGTATCAATTCCATCCGCATATCGGACACAAGACGATGGTCTCTTTAAATGTCCAAAACGCGCAGGCTTTTCAACGATTCAATTCATTCACCGCCATCGGATTCACACCTCATCTCGAGTCAACCGTCTATGATTTACCTGTACTACCGTTCCAAAAAGAGACATACGCGCAATGGCAACTCTGCCTTGAACATCCGGAAACGTATGCGTTATGGTCATCGACCCGCAATCAGTACGCCCGTCTTTTGCCAGGCGCCTTACCGCTTTCGGCTAGAGCCATCGACGAATGTCATCGAAAGCAAGGTGCGTTCCATTCATTAAGACGAAACGGTGCTGTCGTGGGAACGATGTATAGCCGAATCGAGTTCTCTCGCTTGCATATTCATGAGCTCCACATGACGTGCGATTCAACGACGACCCGAGAAGGTCTCTCGTTCCTCCAACAATCATCTTGCATAAAATTGAAAGAGATTCAGGACGTCAAGGTCACCGTGACATCGCTCCAACCAAGCTTGCGATACGCCCTACTAAAACAAATAGCCACCCGAACATCTGTTAGCACTCATACATTTTTAAAAGAATTGACCCCTTATCCTTCTGTACAGTAAAAAAACACGAAACGTTCTGGGTCCTTCACCGGACTCGTTCGTTTCGTGTTTTTATTCGGCAGCGTTTGTCGAGTCCATCGCGAGCGGTGGCATCTTTTCAAAAAGATCGGTTCTAAGACCCGTATCGCGTCGGTCCAACGATTCGATTCGATCGAATTGAATCTCACGATCTGCCACGTTGAACCAATAGGTAATGTGCGGCTCGTCTGCGAAACGAAGGGCGTAATTGGAACCGTTCAAATGAAAGTCCACTTCCGTCGACAAGATTTCGGAAGGACCAATTTTTTTATGTGTCGTCAATCGTTCCAGGACGACTTGTTCTTCATTGATCCGATAATCGACAAACGTCGCAAGTGAGAGTCCAAACACAAATGACACCAGCGCGAACGCGCTGATCAATCCAAGAGTGATCTTTCCGTTCATTTCGCCGTCCCTCCCTCTTTCAGTATATCGGATTCCGATAAAACGTTGTGAAGTGACATTTTGTTCAAGTTTCGTCAAACTAGAGTGTGAGGAGGGATTATGATGCATATTGACCATACCGGAATCGCCGTCCGTGATTTAGACGAAGCGATTTCTTTTTACACGACCGTCCTACAAGGGAAGCTCGTCGACCGCTACACGAACACGGCAGTCGGCGTCGAGACCGAGATCGCCGTCATCCACGTCGGTGACGATGTGATTGAACTGTTGTTACCGACGAGCCCGACGAGTCCGATCGCCCGTTTCATGAAAGCACGAGGCAAAGGCGTCCACCATATCGCCTACCGGGTTGACGACTTAGACCAATCGATTGAGTCGCTCAAACAGGACGGCATCTCCTTTTTAGAGGACACGTTGCGGACGACGGCAAAAGGCCGACGTCTCATCTATATGGACCCCCGTCATTCGGGCGGTGTCATCGTCGAACTGTGTGACTATCCGACAACAAGCAAGCAGTGAGGGAGACCCTCACTGCTTTTGTAATGCCTGCTCGATGATATCACGATTTTTCGTCTTTAACCGTTCGTTGTGCGAGGACACCATCGCCGCTTTCGTGGCGTCCGGATCGATGAACGTCTTCGCCCGGTTGACAGCATTGGCCGCATCTTGGAAAGCGCCCGCGATAAGATGGACTTTTCCTTCATGGGTCAAAATGTCGCCAGCTGCGTATAAGCCTGGCACCGACGATTCGCTACTCGCATTGCCCTTCACGTAAAAACCGTCCACCATCTCGACCTGCAACTCGCAATCACCGAGAAGCGCCGTATCCTGCTCGTACCCGTGGTTGATGACGACCTCGTCGATTTCTACGAAATCACGTTCACCTGTCCCGCAATCAACGAGCTCAACCGCGTGAATCGTCGTCCCGTCCCGGGAGATGAGGTCTTCGATTTGCGTATGCAACCGACAGTCGACACGGCCACAAAGTAATTTATCGACTTGTGACTCATGTCCCTTGAGCGCTTCTTTCCGATACGTTAAAATAACGCGCTCAGCAATCGGTTCGAGCTCATTGGCCCAATCGATGGCACTGTTGCCGCCCCCTGAGATCAGCACCGTCTTTCCTTTGAACGCCATGAGCGATTTGACCGTATAATGTAAGTTGGAGACCTCGAAGCGCTCTGCGCCGCTGATCTCGATTTTCTGCGGCTGCAGGATGCCACTTCCCGTCGCGACGATGACCGTCTTGGATACATGGCGTCCATTCGTCGTATCAAGCACAAAATGACCTTGATTGTCCTTCGTCATCGATTCGACCTTTTCTCCGAGCACGACGGTCGGATCGAACGTCAAACCTTGTTCCACCAGTTGTTCGATGAGTCGGGCCCCGGTCGTCGGTGTGACACCGCCGACATCCCAAATCATCTTCTCTGGATAGACGTGGATCTTGCCGCCAAGATGCGGTTGAAACTCAATCAATTTCGTTTTCATCCCGCGGAGACCACTATAAAACGTCGCATATAGCCCGGCCGGTCCGCCTCCAATAATTGTTACATCATATAGGTCTTGTTCGCTCATCGCCCTCACCCTTCCTCAAAACTCCAACGTCATTGATTCTCATTCTCATTCACTATACCGTGAAACAGGTCGCTCGACAATCTATTTTGACATCAAACAAACATTGACACGATGTGTCGGTCTTGCTATAGTAGATTCGATATTGAGAATCATTATCATGGGCGTCATCTATGGAAAGGGGAATCCACTATGTCACGGATACATACGACGGATATCGAGGTCGGATATGGGGAGAAGACGATTGTTAAACAATTGAGCTTGTCGATTCCCGACCATAAAATCACGACAATCATCGGACCAAACGGTTGTGGAAAATCGACGCTCTTAAAAGCGATGACACGGATTCTGTCCCCATCCAACGGCTCTGTGCATTTGGACGGGGCTGACATCGCGAAATGTAATACGAAAGAGATTGCCCGTAAAATGGCCATCTTGCCCCAAACGCCGGAAGGTGCCGGAGGCCTGACGGTGGGTGAACTCGTTTCCTACGGTCGATTCCCCTATCAATCCGGATTTGGCCGCCTCTCGAAACATGACCACGAAGTCATCGATTGGGCACTTGATGTGACGGGAACGCTTGCCTATAAAGATCGCAGCGTCGATGCCCTCTCAGGAGGGCAACGTCAACGTGTATGGATTGCGATGGCACTCGCCCAAGAGACCGATTTAATTTTCTTGGACGAGCCGACGACATACCTCGATTTGGCCCATCAGCTCGAAGTGCTCGAACTGCTCGAGACGCTCAATCGAGAACAAGGCCGAACCATCGTCATGGTCCTCCACGACTTGAACCAGGCCGCTCGCTTTGCCGATCACATCGTCGCGATGAAAGAAGGCGAAGTGCTTGCGACAGGAACGGCCGAGGAAGTCATTTGTCCGCTCGTACTCAGACAGGTGTTCCATATCGATGCCATCATTGGTCGCGACCCGCGGACCGAAAAACCGATGTGTCTCACGTATCACTTGATCAAAGACGAGCCAAACGATGCGCCACATGCCAAACAGGCTGCGGCGGCCCTGCTTGCCAATGCCCGCTAACTTCCCAAGACGTCCCGCACATTGCGAGACGTTTTTTCATTCAGCGTGCGTTTTTAGGGAGGAAGACACGGGTATTGAATGGAAGATATTGAGAAAGGAGGCTTGTTATGGATTGGTTAGACGGGTTTTTCATTCTCATCTCGGTCGCTTGGCTATATGAAATTTGGCGTTACCGAAATCGGTCCGAGCCGACCGACGGCGCCAGTGAGCACGCCAGTTTTTATATCGTTTCGTTCATCATGGTCACCGTGTTCGCGGTTTCCATTGGATTATCCGTCTGGACGGATGTACGTCAAACGCTTCCACAGCGTCTGCTCGGACTCGGTTTCTACGCAGCCGGAGTGTCGCTCCGCTATTGGGGCATCGGGCAGTTGCGCCATCAGTTCACCCGCCATGTCGTCGTTCGTCCCGAAGATGAACTAGTCAGTTCGGGGCCGTATCGCTATTTACGTCACCCGCTCTACACGGGCCTTCTGTTTATCACGCTCGGGTTCTCGCTGTACTTTACGCATTGGGGCATCGCCTTATTCGGCACATTCTCGATTGGTTTGGCGCTATTATGGCGAATTCATATTGAAGAGAAGATGCTGACCTCTCATTTTGGGAGCGCGTATCGAACGTGGGCCAAGTCGCGTAAACGATTGATCCCGTTCATCTATTGAGCAACAATCGCTGAATAAACAAAAACATGCACGCCGTCATCAATTTGACGGTCGTGCATGTTTTTTATACTGAGAAACGCCCGAGTAGACGGACGATCATAAAGCCTGCCACGAATGAGAGGATACTGAGCACCCACATGAGCGTCGTTTCCGGGAGACCCGGGAAGACGACCGCGAGCGAACCGATGACAAGGCCTAAAATGACGGAAAACGTCATACCTGGAAAATGACCAAGTAAATAGCGGATCACTTTACTGCTGACGATGAAGCCGACCGCCACCCCAAGACCGACGATGCCGATGATGAGGATATTCAAGTTCGATAATGCACTGATGACGGTCGGATAGACGCCGATGAGGAGCAGGACGAACGAGCCGCTAATCCCTGGCAACAACATGGCCATACTGCCGAGCCAACCCGAGAAGAACAACAAAATCGCCGTCCCCGTCGAAAGTTCCGTAATGATGGCCGTGTCGGCCGGTTTGATAATCGCCATGCTCGCCACAAGGATGGCCCCGATCACCATGGCGAGGATATGTACCGGACGCATGACCGCACGTGATCGAAATTCAAACAAGAGCAACGGGATAATGCCGAGAATCAGCCCGATGAAAAAGAACTGGGTCGGCTCATAATATTCAAGCAGCAAAAACTCAATGACGCGGCTGAGACCTAAAATCGCACCCGCCATCCCAATCCCGAGTGGAATCAAGAACAAGATGTGCTGTTTCCAATGTCGACTGAAAATCCCGCTGATCGCTTCGATCAACCGGTCATAAATTCCTAAAATAACTGCAATCGTCCCGCCGCTGACGCCAGGAATCAAGTCACTCGTCCCCATCGCGATGCCGCGCAGGATATTTTTCCATTCCATACATGATCTCCTTTTTCGCTACTGATTCATTTCAAGCATTTAGTATAGCCGAGTCCTAATCATTTTGCATCGGTTTTAAGACTGAGAATTGAT
This genomic interval carries:
- a CDS encoding aldose 1-epimerase family protein, which translates into the protein MQLHNEKVSVTLKAHGAEMTSWNVDGTELLWQGDPTYWGRQAPILFPFVGRLLDDRYLYDGMTYTMSQHGFARDELFEVAEASDTHVRFILRDSIETRKHYPFSFELSVTYRLIGEELSVTYRVVNRDDAVLPFSIGGHPAFNIPFAGGTFEDYTIDFGETRALDRLLLDGPYLTGAYQPLGERRYIPLTHHLFNQDALIFEQIEYAALRHQPSGRAIVMESPHFTHFGIWSPPHSDAPFVCLEPWFGHADYKGHRKDIRHKEDMQLLDPGDSFEATYTLYTE
- a CDS encoding PspC domain-containing protein, whose translation is MERKLYKDPSDQMIAGVCSGLGKYLGVDVTLMRIIFVVLALFGGPGLLIYIVLAIVMKKPPSEYEAEQDSRF
- a CDS encoding NAD(P)H-binding protein — encoded protein: MKVLVIGATGKIGRRVLKSLAKSHQVTALIRYPELQAEYEKMGARVLTVDVEKELDKGIHEATSGQDAVIIAATAGADGSSKEIELLDRNVAMKAIDAAKKERVRHVVLLSAYGADQPDAAPKEHFNFLSANNAADEYIEHSGLNYTIICPVTIVDGPGKGSIEASEDLSDASDATISETDVATIIAASLDNRGLYGRRIEVKSGSTPINEALDFDSRGEVATGGRTTLRRPQR
- a CDS encoding LCP family protein → MNDDQHLSRVERRKRELERERLNEQAQLNEQTRQEAIDNHTDEANRERSETSRRAEATQGEHPFLNQTDEQSSEPKKKARDVRKPKPKLRLPFGMKRKSKPRRDERREPRHQTREPERNHVKHEAAAPKDKPRRRKWKGKLLLVMLLLLIGGGYLATRPVTFLVMGSDARVGESLSGSRTDSLQLMEFVPRSRTVQNVSIPRDTYTAIPCEPDREGDKITHAFAYGGADCTVGAVEGLTETSVDGQVVITFETFMELIDLVGGVNVTATHSFSEKGFNQTYEYMEGVSYAMDGDMALAYARHRKTDTDGARSNRQTEVMSAVADKLASPTGWTKIPATYRFMKDEMGLELNPLQMASIGMTMVLQPQVDKLQIEGEDAYINNVYYYQPTEASVQAIRDALDLTMWGTVR
- a CDS encoding VOC family protein encodes the protein MHIDHTGIAVRDLDEAISFYTTVLQGKLVDRYTNTAVGVETEIAVIHVGDDVIELLLPTSPTSPIARFMKARGKGVHHIAYRVDDLDQSIESLKQDGISFLEDTLRTTAKGRRLIYMDPRHSGGVIVELCDYPTTSKQ
- a CDS encoding NAD(P)/FAD-dependent oxidoreductase; protein product: MSEQDLYDVTIIGGGPAGLYATFYSGLRGMKTKLIEFQPHLGGKIHVYPEKMIWDVGGVTPTTGARLIEQLVEQGLTFDPTVVLGEKVESMTKDNQGHFVLDTTNGRHVSKTVIVATGSGILQPQKIEISGAERFEVSNLHYTVKSLMAFKGKTVLISGGGNSAIDWANELEPIAERVILTYRKEALKGHESQVDKLLCGRVDCRLHTQIEDLISRDGTTIHAVELVDCGTGERDFVEIDEVVINHGYEQDTALLGDCELQVEMVDGFYVKGNASSESSVPGLYAAGDILTHEGKVHLIAGAFQDAANAVNRAKTFIDPDATKAAMVSSHNERLKTKNRDIIEQALQKQ
- a CDS encoding ABC transporter ATP-binding protein codes for the protein MSRIHTTDIEVGYGEKTIVKQLSLSIPDHKITTIIGPNGCGKSTLLKAMTRILSPSNGSVHLDGADIAKCNTKEIARKMAILPQTPEGAGGLTVGELVSYGRFPYQSGFGRLSKHDHEVIDWALDVTGTLAYKDRSVDALSGGQRQRVWIAMALAQETDLIFLDEPTTYLDLAHQLEVLELLETLNREQGRTIVMVLHDLNQAARFADHIVAMKEGEVLATGTAEEVICPLVLRQVFHIDAIIGRDPRTEKPMCLTYHLIKDEPNDAPHAKQAAAALLANAR
- a CDS encoding methyltransferase family protein produces the protein MDWLDGFFILISVAWLYEIWRYRNRSEPTDGASEHASFYIVSFIMVTVFAVSIGLSVWTDVRQTLPQRLLGLGFYAAGVSLRYWGIGQLRHQFTRHVVVRPEDELVSSGPYRYLRHPLYTGLLFITLGFSLYFTHWGIALFGTFSIGLALLWRIHIEEKMLTSHFGSAYRTWAKSRKRLIPFIY
- a CDS encoding DUF368 domain-containing protein; the protein is MEWKNILRGIAMGTSDLIPGVSGGTIAVILGIYDRLIEAISGIFSRHWKQHILFLIPLGIGMAGAILGLSRVIEFLLLEYYEPTQFFFIGLILGIIPLLLFEFRSRAVMRPVHILAMVIGAILVASMAIIKPADTAIITELSTGTAILLFFSGWLGSMAMLLPGISGSFVLLLIGVYPTVISALSNLNILIIGIVGLGVAVGFIVSSKVIRYLLGHFPGMTFSVILGLVIGSLAVVFPGLPETTLMWVLSILSFVAGFMIVRLLGRFSV